One window of Bacteroides sp. AN502(2024) genomic DNA carries:
- a CDS encoding DMT family transporter, which produces MKLTQRYYHLIAILTVAIWGLTFIATKVLINHGLTPQEIFFYRFLIAYLGIWAISPKRLFAGNWKDELWLMAGGLFGGSLYFFTENTALGITQASNVAFIICTAPLLTTILSLLFYKNEKAAKGLIYGSILALIGVGLVVFNGSFVLKLSPVGDLLTLLAALSWAFYSLVIKKMTGRYSTVFITRKIFFYGVLTIFPAFLLHPLQPDLDILLKPIVLSNLLFLAVLASLICYVLWNVVLKQLGTVRASNYIYLNPLVTMVASVIILHEQITWITLLGAGCIILGVYQAEKK; this is translated from the coding sequence ATGAAATTGACGCAGAGATACTATCATTTGATAGCCATATTGACCGTTGCCATTTGGGGACTGACTTTTATTGCAACGAAAGTATTGATTAATCATGGACTCACCCCTCAGGAGATATTCTTTTATCGTTTTTTGATTGCCTATTTGGGCATTTGGGCTATTTCGCCCAAGCGTCTGTTTGCAGGTAATTGGAAAGATGAACTTTGGTTGATGGCAGGAGGTCTTTTCGGTGGCTCACTCTATTTCTTTACAGAAAATACAGCTTTGGGAATTACACAAGCATCCAATGTAGCTTTCATCATTTGCACAGCTCCTTTGCTTACCACCATCCTTTCCCTTCTCTTTTATAAAAATGAAAAGGCTGCCAAAGGTTTGATTTATGGTTCCATATTGGCTTTAATCGGAGTGGGATTAGTGGTTTTCAACGGTAGTTTTGTGCTTAAATTATCTCCGGTAGGGGATTTGCTGACTTTACTTGCCGCTCTGTCATGGGCTTTTTATAGTCTAGTCATAAAGAAAATGACGGGGCGTTACTCCACTGTATTTATCACCCGCAAAATATTCTTTTATGGGGTATTGACCATATTTCCCGCCTTTCTTCTTCATCCGTTGCAACCGGATCTTGATATACTTTTAAAACCGATTGTATTATCCAATCTTTTGTTTCTAGCTGTTCTGGCTTCCTTGATATGTTATGTCCTCTGGAATGTGGTCTTAAAACAGTTGGGAACCGTCAGGGCTTCTAATTATATCTATCTCAATCCATTGGTGACAATGGTGGCGTCCGTAATCATTCTTCACGAACAAATCACGTGGATTACATTGTTGGGGGCCGGTTGCATTATATTGGGGGTTTATCAGGCAGAAAAGAAATAA
- a CDS encoding IS3 family transposase: MKTLCGLFGMSSQAYYKKKKNLLSRHQIRTAILDAVFFYRSKAPGIGGLKLYHELRSLYGSEITGGRDAFLHLLRSERLMLPPKKPRHTTDSHHLYKKYPNLIKGVTAQYPNHIWVCDITYIWIEGGVCYLHLVTDMYSHAVLGWVLSPSLHAEYTLQALEQAINEAGGGNLCGTIHHSDRGVQYACDAYIDTLVTHHIRVSMTEDYNPTDNAVAERMNGILKTEWIYGMSLFRDKEMAREQITRMIDFYNNGRPHMSIGMKKPMDVYHGEVPGKSLWKK; this comes from the coding sequence GTGAAAACCCTTTGCGGACTGTTTGGCATGTCTTCCCAGGCCTATTACAAAAAGAAAAAAAATCTTTTGTCGCGTCATCAGATCAGAACAGCCATCTTGGATGCCGTCTTCTTCTACCGCTCAAAGGCTCCGGGCATCGGTGGTTTGAAATTATACCATGAGCTCCGCTCCCTTTATGGAAGCGAGATAACCGGAGGGCGGGATGCCTTCCTTCATCTGCTGCGTTCGGAACGCCTTATGCTACCCCCGAAGAAACCCAGGCATACGACGGACTCCCACCATCTTTACAAGAAGTATCCGAATCTGATCAAGGGGGTAACGGCACAATACCCGAACCATATCTGGGTATGTGACATCACTTACATCTGGATTGAAGGTGGCGTATGCTACCTCCATCTTGTAACGGACATGTACTCACATGCCGTTTTAGGATGGGTGCTCTCTCCCAGTTTGCATGCCGAATATACGCTACAGGCACTGGAACAGGCCATCAATGAGGCCGGAGGTGGCAATCTTTGCGGCACAATCCACCATTCCGACCGGGGGGTACAGTATGCCTGCGATGCCTATATCGACACACTGGTCACTCATCATATACGTGTGAGCATGACTGAAGATTACAACCCGACGGACAATGCGGTAGCAGAAAGGATGAATGGCATCCTGAAAACGGAATGGATATACGGCATGTCGCTGTTCAGGGATAAAGAGATGGCACGGGAGCAGATTACGCGAATGATTGACTTCTATAATAATGGACGACCACATATGAGCATAGGTATGAAAAAACCCATGGACGTATATCATGGAGAGGTGCCGGGAAAATCATTGTGGAAAAAATAA
- the lgt gene encoding prolipoprotein diacylglyceryl transferase — protein sequence MYSLLNITWNPNPELFNLFGISIRYYGLLWAVGIFFAYVIVHYQYRDKKIEEKKFDPLFFYCFFGILIGARLGHCLFYDPGYYLSHFWEMILPIKFMPDGNWKFTGYEGLASHGGTLGLIIALWLYCRKTKLHYMDVLDIIAVATPITACFIRLANLMNSEIIGKPSDVPWAFVFERVDMQPRHPGQLYEAIAYLILFFIMIYLYKNYSKKLYRGFFFGLCLTYIFTFRFFIEFLKENQEDFENSMMFNMGQWLSVPFIIIGVYFIFFYNKKKKIA from the coding sequence ATGTATTCACTTCTCAACATCACCTGGAACCCGAACCCCGAACTATTCAATCTGTTCGGTATCTCTATCCGTTATTACGGATTATTGTGGGCAGTAGGAATATTTTTTGCTTATGTTATTGTTCACTACCAATACCGGGACAAAAAGATAGAGGAAAAAAAGTTTGACCCGCTTTTCTTCTACTGTTTCTTTGGTATTTTGATCGGTGCCCGCTTGGGACACTGCCTGTTCTATGACCCGGGATACTACCTGTCTCATTTTTGGGAAATGATTCTTCCCATCAAATTCATGCCGGACGGAAACTGGAAATTCACCGGATATGAAGGACTTGCCAGTCATGGCGGTACATTAGGACTGATAATCGCCCTTTGGCTGTATTGCCGAAAGACGAAGCTTCATTATATGGATGTGCTGGATATAATTGCCGTAGCTACTCCAATCACCGCCTGTTTCATCCGCCTTGCCAACCTGATGAATTCCGAAATCATCGGCAAACCGTCTGATGTACCCTGGGCATTTGTTTTCGAGCGTGTAGATATGCAACCCCGCCATCCGGGACAGCTCTATGAAGCCATCGCCTATCTTATCCTATTCTTCATCATGATTTATTTATATAAAAATTACAGCAAGAAACTGTACCGCGGCTTCTTCTTCGGTCTCTGTCTGACGTATATCTTCACTTTCCGCTTCTTCATCGAATTCCTGAAAGAAAACCAGGAAGATTTTGAAAATAGCATGATGTTCAATATGGGACAATGGCTAAGCGTTCCATTCATAATAATAGGTGTCTATTTTATATTCTTCTATAACAAGAAAAAGAAAATAGCCTAA
- a CDS encoding IS3 family transposase: MKTLCGLFGMSSQAYYKKKKNLLSRHQIRTAILDAVFFYRSKAPGIGGLKLYHELRSLYGSEITGGRDAFLHLLRSERLMLPPKKPRHTTDSHHLYKKYPNLIKGVTAQYPNHIWVCDITYIWIEGGVCYLHLVTDMYSHAVLGWVLSPSLHAEYTLQALEQAINEAGGGNLCGTIHHSDRGVQYACDAYIDTLVTHHIRVSMTEDYNPTDNAVAERMNGILKTEWIYGMSLFRDKEMAREQITRMIDFYNNGRPHMSIGMKKPMDVYHGEVPGKSLWKK; this comes from the coding sequence GTGAAAACCCTTTGCGGACTGTTTGGCATGTCTTCCCAGGCCTATTACAAAAAGAAAAAAAATCTTTTGTCGCGTCATCAGATCAGAACAGCCATCTTGGATGCCGTCTTCTTCTACCGCTCAAAGGCTCCGGGCATCGGTGGTTTGAAATTATACCATGAGCTCCGCTCCCTTTATGGAAGCGAGATAACCGGAGGGCGGGATGCCTTCCTTCATCTGCTGCGTTCGGAACGCCTTATGCTGCCCCCGAAGAAACCCAGGCATACGACGGACTCCCACCATCTTTACAAGAAGTATCCGAATCTGATCAAGGGGGTAACGGCACAATACCCGAACCATATCTGGGTATGTGACATCACTTACATCTGGATTGAAGGTGGCGTATGCTACCTCCATCTTGTAACGGACATGTACTCACATGCCGTTTTAGGATGGGTGCTCTCTCCCAGTTTGCATGCCGAATATACGCTACAGGCACTGGAACAGGCCATCAATGAGGCTGGAGGTGGCAATCTTTGCGGCACAATCCACCATTCCGACCGGGGGGTACAGTATGCCTGCGATGCCTATATCGACACACTGGTCACTCATCATATACGTGTGAGCATGACTGAAGATTACAACCCGACGGACAATGCGGTAGCAGAAAGGATGAATGGCATCCTGAAAACGGAATGGATATACGGCATGTCGCTGTTCAGGGATAAAGAGATGGCACGGGAGCAGATTACGCGAATGATTGACTTCTATAATAATGGACGACCGCATATGAGCATAGGTATGAAAAAACCCATGGACGTATATCATGGAGAGGTGCCGGGAAAATCATTGTGGAAAAAATAA
- the ychF gene encoding redox-regulated ATPase YchF, producing MALQCGIVGLPNVGKSTLFNCLSNAKAQAANFPFCTIEPNVGVITVPDERLNALAELVHPQRIVPTTVEIVDIAGLVKGASKGEGLGNKFLANIRETDAIIHVLRCFDDDNVTHVDGSVNPVRDKEIIDYELQLKDLETIESRIQKVQKQAQTGGDKAAKLAYDVLVQYKNALEQGKSARTVTFETKDEQKIAHDLFLLTSKPVMYVCNVDEASAVGGNKYVDMVREAVKDEDAQILIVAAKTEADIAELETYEDRQMFLAEVGLEESGVARLIKLAYKLLNLETYFTAGPQEVRAWTYEKGWKAPQCAGVIHTDFEKGFIRAEVIKYEDYIQYGSEAAVKEAGKLGVEGKEYVVQDGDIMHFRFNV from the coding sequence ATGGCATTGCAATGTGGTATTGTCGGACTACCGAACGTGGGTAAATCGACACTTTTCAACTGTTTGTCGAATGCAAAGGCACAAGCGGCAAACTTCCCTTTCTGTACAATTGAACCGAATGTAGGTGTAATCACCGTTCCTGACGAACGTCTGAACGCATTGGCTGAATTGGTACATCCCCAACGAATTGTTCCTACAACTGTAGAAATCGTAGATATCGCCGGGCTGGTGAAAGGCGCAAGCAAAGGTGAAGGACTGGGCAACAAGTTCCTAGCCAATATCCGTGAAACAGATGCAATCATCCACGTGCTCCGTTGTTTCGATGACGACAACGTGACACATGTAGACGGTAGCGTAAACCCCGTCCGTGACAAAGAAATCATCGACTACGAACTTCAATTGAAGGACTTGGAAACGATCGAAAGCCGTATCCAGAAAGTACAGAAACAGGCGCAGACGGGTGGAGACAAAGCTGCAAAGTTGGCTTATGATGTACTTGTCCAATACAAAAATGCTCTGGAACAGGGTAAATCGGCACGTACAGTGACTTTCGAAACGAAAGACGAACAAAAGATTGCTCACGACCTGTTCTTATTGACCAGCAAACCGGTGATGTACGTTTGCAACGTTGATGAAGCAAGTGCAGTGGGCGGCAACAAATACGTAGATATGGTGCGTGAAGCTGTAAAAGACGAGGATGCCCAAATCCTGATTGTTGCAGCCAAGACAGAAGCGGACATTGCCGAACTAGAAACATACGAAGACCGTCAGATGTTCCTTGCCGAAGTTGGCTTGGAAGAATCAGGTGTAGCACGCCTTATCAAATTGGCTTATAAGCTATTGAATCTTGAAACCTATTTCACAGCCGGTCCGCAGGAAGTACGTGCCTGGACTTACGAAAAGGGATGGAAAGCTCCTCAATGTGCAGGTGTTATCCATACCGACTTTGAAAAAGGTTTTATCCGTGCCGAGGTTATCAAATACGAGGACTATATTCAATACGGCTCGGAAGCAGCTGTAAAAGAAGCCGGAAAGCTGGGTGTAGAAGGAAAGGAATATGTAGTGCAGGATGGCGACATCATGCATTTCCGTTTCAACGTGTGA
- the mutS gene encoding DNA mismatch repair protein MutS, translated as MMKQFLDLKAKNPDAVMLFRCGDFYETYSTDAVVASEILGITLTKRANGKGKTIEMAGFPHHALDTYLPKLVRAGKRVAICDQLEDPKTTKKLVKRGITELVTPGVSINDNVLNYKENNFLAAVHFGKASCGVAFLDISTGEFLTAEGPFDHVDKLLNNFAPKEILFERGKRLMFEGNFGSKFFTFELDDWVFTETTAREKLLKHFETKNLKGFGVEHLKNGIIASGAILQYLTMTQHTQIGHITSLARIEEDKYVRLDKFTVRSLELIGNMNDGGSSLLNVIDRTISPMGARLLKRWMVFPLKDKKPIDERLNVVEYFFRQPDFKGLIEEQLHLIGDLERIISKVAVGRVSPREVVQLKVALQAIEPIKLACLQADNASLNQIGEQLNLCVTIRDRIAKEIKNDPPLAVNKGGVIQDGVNEDLDELRRISYSGKDYLLQIQQRESEETGIPSLKVAYNNVFGYYIEVRNVHKDKVPKEWIRKQTLVNAERYITQELKVYEEKILGAEDKILVLETQLYTDLVQALMEFIPQIQINANQIARLDCLLSFANVARENRYIRPIIEDNDVLDIRQGRHPVIEKQLPIGEKYIANDVMLDSTTQQIIIITGPNMAGKSALLRQTALITLLAQIGSFVPAESAHIGLVDKIFTRVGASDNISVGESTFMVEMNEAADILNNVSSRSLVLFDELGRGTSTYDGISIAWAIVEYIHEHSKAKARTLFATHYHELNEMEKSFKRIKNYNVSVKEVDNKVIFLRKLERGGSEHSFGIHVAKMAGMPKSIVKRANEILKQLESDNRQQGIAAKPLAEVSENRGGMQLSFFQLDDPVLCQIRDEILNLDVNNLTPIEALNKLNDIKKIVRGK; from the coding sequence ATGATGAAACAGTTTCTGGATTTGAAGGCAAAAAATCCGGATGCAGTGATGCTGTTTCGTTGCGGTGACTTTTATGAAACATATTCTACGGATGCCGTCGTTGCATCCGAAATTTTAGGGATCACACTGACAAAACGTGCCAACGGGAAAGGAAAAACTATCGAGATGGCAGGTTTTCCTCATCATGCCCTTGATACCTATCTTCCGAAACTGGTTCGCGCCGGGAAACGTGTCGCTATCTGTGACCAGCTGGAAGATCCGAAAACAACGAAGAAGTTGGTGAAGCGTGGCATTACCGAATTGGTGACTCCGGGTGTTTCCATCAATGATAATGTACTGAACTATAAGGAGAATAACTTCCTGGCTGCCGTTCATTTCGGCAAAGCTTCCTGTGGGGTTGCCTTTCTCGATATATCTACCGGTGAGTTTCTTACTGCAGAAGGGCCTTTTGACCATGTGGACAAACTGCTGAATAACTTCGCTCCGAAAGAAATTCTTTTTGAGCGGGGCAAGCGCCTGATGTTTGAGGGAAATTTCGGCAGTAAGTTCTTTACCTTCGAGCTGGACGACTGGGTGTTTACGGAGACTACTGCCCGTGAGAAGTTGCTGAAACATTTTGAAACGAAGAATCTGAAAGGTTTCGGAGTGGAGCATTTGAAGAATGGTATCATTGCTTCCGGTGCTATCTTGCAATACCTGACGATGACGCAGCATACACAGATTGGGCATATCACTTCGCTGGCCCGTATTGAAGAAGACAAATATGTCCGTCTGGATAAGTTTACGGTGCGCAGCCTTGAGTTGATAGGCAATATGAATGATGGCGGAAGCAGTTTGCTCAATGTCATCGACCGGACAATCAGCCCGATGGGAGCACGTCTGCTGAAACGCTGGATGGTCTTTCCTTTGAAGGATAAGAAACCGATTGACGAGCGGTTGAATGTAGTAGAGTATTTCTTCCGTCAGCCGGACTTTAAAGGATTGATTGAAGAACAGTTGCATCTGATAGGGGATTTGGAGCGTATCATTTCCAAAGTAGCTGTTGGACGTGTATCACCTCGTGAGGTGGTGCAGCTAAAGGTGGCTTTGCAGGCTATCGAGCCGATAAAGCTGGCGTGTCTGCAGGCTGATAACGCAAGCTTGAATCAGATAGGAGAGCAGTTGAATCTCTGTGTCACTATTCGCGACCGGATTGCCAAGGAGATTAAGAATGATCCGCCGTTGGCTGTCAATAAGGGTGGAGTGATTCAAGATGGTGTGAATGAGGACTTGGACGAGTTGCGCCGGATTTCGTATTCGGGAAAGGATTATCTGCTTCAAATACAGCAGCGTGAGAGTGAAGAGACGGGTATCCCGAGTTTGAAAGTGGCTTATAATAACGTATTCGGTTATTATATCGAAGTCCGTAATGTTCACAAAGATAAAGTTCCTAAAGAGTGGATTCGTAAACAGACGTTAGTCAACGCAGAACGTTATATCACTCAGGAACTAAAGGTATACGAAGAAAAGATTCTCGGAGCGGAAGATAAGATTCTGGTTCTGGAAACGCAACTATATACGGATTTAGTACAGGCTTTGATGGAATTTATTCCACAGATACAGATTAATGCGAATCAGATTGCCCGTCTGGACTGTCTGTTGTCATTTGCCAACGTGGCCCGTGAGAATCGTTATATCCGTCCGATTATTGAGGATAATGACGTATTGGATATTCGTCAGGGACGTCATCCGGTAATAGAAAAACAGCTTCCGATAGGTGAGAAGTATATTGCCAATGATGTGATGCTGGACAGTACTACGCAGCAGATTATCATTATAACCGGTCCCAACATGGCGGGTAAGTCGGCGCTTTTGCGTCAGACTGCATTGATTACACTGCTGGCACAAATCGGTTCGTTCGTTCCTGCGGAAAGTGCGCATATCGGACTGGTAGATAAGATATTTACTCGTGTAGGAGCGAGTGATAATATCTCCGTTGGTGAGTCTACATTCATGGTGGAGATGAATGAAGCGGCGGATATTCTGAACAATGTTTCTTCCCGAAGTCTGGTGCTGTTTGACGAATTGGGACGCGGTACGTCTACGTATGACGGTATCTCTATTGCTTGGGCGATTGTGGAATATATCCATGAGCATTCGAAAGCGAAAGCGCGCACGTTATTTGCCACGCACTATCATGAACTGAACGAGATGGAGAAATCTTTCAAACGTATCAAGAACTATAATGTATCGGTGAAAGAGGTGGATAACAAGGTAATCTTCCTTCGTAAGCTGGAGCGTGGCGGTAGTGAGCACTCTTTCGGTATCCATGTGGCAAAGATGGCAGGTATGCCGAAGAGCATTGTAAAGCGTGCGAATGAGATATTGAAACAACTTGAATCCGATAATCGTCAACAGGGAATAGCAGCCAAGCCGTTGGCGGAAGTAAGCGAGAATCGTGGCGGTATGCAGTTGAGCTTCTTCCAGTTGGATGATCCGGTTCTCTGTCAGATTCGCGATGAAATATTGAATCTTGATGTGAATAATCTCACTCCGATTGAGGCGTTGAATAAGCTGAATGATATAAAGAAGATAGTCAGGGGGAAATAA
- a CDS encoding ketopantoate reductase family protein has product MKYLIAGTGGVGGSIAGFLALANKDVTCIARGAHLQSIQTNGLKLKSHLKGEHTLRIPATTAEAFSGKADVIFVCVKGYSVDSIVDLIKRAAHKDTVVIPILNVYGTGPRIQKLVPGVTVLDGCIYIVGFVSGTGEITQMGKIFRLVYGAHRGTVVKSGLLEAIRQDLQESGIKADLSPDINRDTFIKWSFISAMAVTGAYYDVPMGEVQKPGKIRDTFIGLSTESAALGKKLGIEFPEDPVTYNLKVIDKLAPESTASMQKDLARGHESEIQGLLFDMIAAAEEQGIDIPTYRMVAEKFKK; this is encoded by the coding sequence ATGAAGTATCTCATCGCAGGAACTGGAGGTGTAGGCGGCAGTATCGCAGGATTTTTGGCGCTGGCAAACAAAGATGTAACCTGTATTGCCCGTGGAGCTCATTTGCAGTCGATTCAAACGAACGGTTTGAAACTGAAGTCGCATTTGAAGGGCGAACATACGCTCCGGATTCCGGCTACTACCGCTGAAGCATTCAGTGGAAAAGCAGATGTGATATTTGTATGTGTGAAAGGTTATTCGGTCGATTCCATCGTAGACCTGATAAAGAGGGCTGCACACAAAGACACAGTTGTCATCCCTATTCTGAATGTATATGGCACAGGACCGCGCATACAGAAACTTGTCCCGGGTGTCACAGTTCTGGATGGTTGCATCTACATCGTAGGTTTCGTTTCCGGCACAGGAGAAATCACTCAAATGGGAAAGATATTCCGACTGGTATATGGTGCCCATCGCGGCACGGTTGTAAAATCCGGATTGCTGGAAGCTATCCGGCAGGATTTGCAGGAATCAGGCATAAAGGCAGACCTGTCGCCGGACATCAACCGGGATACGTTCATCAAATGGTCGTTCATTTCTGCAATGGCTGTAACAGGCGCTTATTACGACGTTCCGATGGGAGAAGTACAGAAACCGGGAAAAATACGGGATACATTTATCGGACTTTCTACGGAGAGCGCCGCATTAGGCAAGAAGTTGGGCATTGAATTCCCGGAAGACCCTGTCACTTACAATCTGAAAGTCATTGATAAACTGGCTCCCGAAAGCACCGCTTCCATGCAGAAAGATCTGGCACGCGGACACGAATCCGAGATACAGGGACTGCTTTTCGATATGATTGCAGCAGCCGAAGAACAAGGTATTGACATACCGACCTACCGGATGGTTGCGGAGAAATTCAAAAAATAG
- a CDS encoding family 78 glycoside hydrolase catalytic domain codes for MKMNFHCFANLIPVMILALFSNSGLINATEVGKRTNALEASTWNESKWISAVDAPVVKGHNNGRAADGASWFVSTVKNEKKVISAKWMTAGLGVYELYVNGKPVGGEFLKPGFTHYAKTKRSFTYDITDVIRTKPNAENMLSVQVTPGWWADKIITPGGYDGMIGKKCAFRGVLELTFSDGTKKCYGTDLKNWKAGIAGPVKHAGIFDGEAYDAREPMGYECVDKLSTPEENTEFSGDILPSDGAEVYLRTDLALAPVRAYVWKNVEGAKENEFGKVVIVREFAPSTEMTVSPGETLVVDFGQNCAAVPSFVFKAAEGTVLTCLPAELLNDGNGAKIRGMDGPEGSCHRENLRIPHTGIHLDYTFAAGGDYVPYYPHCTFFGYRYVSITATGNVAIKSLKSIPVTSIAKELETGTITTGNDLVNKLISNTYWGQLSNYLSVPTDCPQRDERLGWTADTQVFAETGTFFANTMKFFHKWMRDMRDTQNSLGGFPGVAPLAQYGDEKMRLGWADAGIIVPWTVWKQFGDTQIIEENWDAMDLFMNHINDTKYNHETLRGENGNYQWADWLSYEPLESCSGLAFSPQGPLPDAISYWNYLSASYWVIDAFMMRDMATATGRNAAKYQQMGDLAKAYIKENFLNEDGTFKTAILNTMQTPALFALKNRLVEGEAKTKMIERLRKNFAQHDLCLQTGFLGTSILMPTLTENGMEDIAYELLFQRKNPSWLYSVDNGATTIWERWNSYMIDKGMGPRGMNSFNHYAYGCVCEWIWETVAGIAADPATPGFKHVIMKPIPDKRLGHVTAEYRSAAGIIKSAWKYKGDTWIWEFTIPKGVTATVTLPGERESKVYGSGTYKVSK; via the coding sequence ATGAAAATGAATTTCCATTGTTTTGCGAATCTTATTCCGGTAATGATTCTCGCCCTTTTCTCGAATAGCGGACTGATAAACGCAACCGAAGTAGGAAAACGTACTAACGCATTGGAAGCGTCGACTTGGAACGAATCCAAATGGATTTCAGCAGTAGACGCTCCTGTAGTGAAAGGACATAACAACGGTCGTGCAGCCGATGGTGCCAGTTGGTTTGTGTCCACCGTGAAAAATGAAAAGAAAGTCATCTCTGCCAAGTGGATGACCGCAGGACTAGGAGTTTACGAGTTGTATGTGAATGGGAAACCCGTAGGCGGGGAATTCCTGAAACCGGGCTTCACACACTATGCCAAGACCAAACGTTCTTTTACCTATGATATCACAGATGTCATCCGCACCAAGCCAAACGCCGAAAACATGCTCTCCGTACAGGTGACACCGGGATGGTGGGCTGACAAAATCATAACCCCCGGAGGATATGACGGCATGATAGGCAAAAAGTGTGCCTTCCGTGGTGTGTTGGAACTGACTTTTTCTGACGGAACGAAGAAGTGCTACGGTACCGACCTTAAAAACTGGAAAGCAGGAATTGCCGGTCCGGTGAAACATGCCGGTATCTTTGACGGAGAAGCGTATGATGCACGCGAACCGATGGGTTATGAATGTGTGGACAAACTCTCCACACCCGAAGAGAATACCGAATTTTCCGGTGACATTTTGCCTTCGGACGGAGCTGAAGTCTATCTGCGCACCGATCTCGCCCTTGCTCCTGTCAGGGCATACGTTTGGAAGAATGTAGAGGGAGCGAAAGAGAATGAGTTCGGTAAAGTGGTTATTGTCCGTGAGTTCGCACCGAGCACGGAGATGACCGTAAGTCCGGGAGAGACGTTAGTGGTGGATTTCGGGCAAAACTGTGCCGCCGTACCCTCTTTCGTGTTCAAAGCTGCGGAGGGAACAGTGCTGACCTGCCTTCCCGCAGAGTTGCTCAATGACGGCAACGGTGCCAAGATTCGTGGCATGGATGGTCCGGAAGGGAGCTGCCACCGTGAAAACCTACGTATCCCCCACACCGGCATCCATTTGGACTATACCTTTGCTGCCGGAGGCGACTATGTGCCTTACTATCCTCACTGTACCTTCTTCGGCTACCGCTACGTTTCCATAACTGCCACCGGGAATGTAGCCATCAAGTCGTTGAAATCCATTCCCGTCACTTCCATCGCAAAGGAACTGGAAACCGGTACTATCACCACAGGCAATGACCTTGTGAACAAACTCATCTCTAACACTTATTGGGGACAGCTATCCAACTACCTGTCTGTACCCACCGACTGTCCGCAGCGTGACGAGCGCTTGGGCTGGACAGCAGATACACAAGTGTTTGCAGAAACCGGTACGTTCTTTGCTAACACCATGAAGTTCTTTCACAAGTGGATGCGTGACATGCGCGACACTCAGAATAGTTTGGGCGGATTCCCCGGAGTAGCTCCTTTGGCACAATACGGCGATGAGAAAATGCGTCTGGGCTGGGCAGATGCCGGAATCATCGTACCTTGGACGGTGTGGAAACAATTCGGAGATACGCAAATCATTGAGGAGAACTGGGACGCCATGGACCTGTTTATGAATCACATCAACGACACCAAGTATAATCACGAGACTCTTCGCGGTGAGAACGGCAACTACCAATGGGCCGACTGGTTGAGCTACGAACCGCTGGAAAGCTGTAGCGGATTGGCTTTCTCTCCCCAAGGTCCGCTTCCTGATGCCATTAGCTACTGGAACTATCTGAGCGCTTCCTACTGGGTGATAGATGCTTTCATGATGCGTGACATGGCTACCGCCACCGGTCGCAATGCTGCCAAGTACCAGCAAATGGGCGACTTGGCAAAAGCATACATCAAAGAGAACTTCCTCAACGAAGACGGTACCTTCAAAACTGCCATTCTCAACACCATGCAAACTCCTGCTCTGTTCGCCTTGAAAAACCGGCTTGTGGAAGGCGAAGCCAAAACGAAGATGATAGAGCGCCTGCGCAAAAACTTCGCACAACACGATCTTTGTTTGCAGACCGGATTTCTGGGCACATCTATCCTCATGCCTACCCTCACGGAGAATGGCATGGAGGATATTGCCTATGAACTCCTCTTCCAACGTAAGAACCCAAGTTGGCTGTACTCTGTCGACAATGGAGCTACCACCATTTGGGAACGGTGGAACAGCTATATGATAGATAAGGGAATGGGACCACGCGGTATGAACAGCTTCAATCATTATGCCTATGGATGCGTATGTGAATGGATTTGGGAAACTGTTGCCGGCATCGCAGCCGATCCCGCTACCCCCGGCTTCAAGCATGTCATTATGAAACCTATTCCAGACAAGCGATTGGGACATGTAACTGCCGAATACCGTTCTGCTGCCGGAATCATCAAGAGTGCCTGGAAATACAAGGGTGACACTTGGATTTGGGAATTCACCATTCCTAAAGGTGTTACCGCTACCGTAACCCTTCCCGGGGAAAGGGAGTCAAAGGTTTATGGAAGTGGAACTTACAAGGTGAGCAAATAG